One window of Candidatus Tokpelaia hoelldoblerii genomic DNA carries:
- a CDS encoding OmpA family protein (bhsal07900): MLKKSVILLLAGSLLAACTTTNPYTGEQQVSKTAGGAAIGAGLGALGGLFVGGSRRAKRNAVLTGAGVGALGGGVIGNYMDRQEAELRAQLQGTGVSVTRSGDQVILNLPGNITFGTDRDGVKPQFYETLDSVAVVLKKYDQSLVNVVGHTDSTGSAAHNQDLSERRALSVAQYLNGRGIDGRRLAVIGQGMGKPVATNATEAGRALNRRVEIRISPLRAG, from the coding sequence ATGCTGAAGAAGAGTGTGATTTTATTGCTGGCGGGCAGCCTGCTTGCGGCCTGTACAACAACCAATCCCTATACGGGTGAACAGCAGGTTTCGAAAACTGCAGGCGGCGCGGCCATCGGTGCTGGGCTTGGGGCGCTTGGCGGCTTGTTTGTCGGTGGTTCACGCCGGGCCAAGCGGAATGCCGTGCTGACTGGCGCGGGTGTTGGCGCGCTTGGCGGCGGCGTGATCGGCAACTATATGGACAGGCAGGAAGCTGAACTGCGCGCTCAATTACAGGGAACCGGTGTTTCGGTAACCCGCAGCGGTGATCAGGTTATCCTGAATCTGCCGGGCAATATCACCTTCGGCACGGATCGTGACGGTGTGAAGCCGCAGTTTTATGAAACTTTGGATTCTGTAGCTGTTGTCCTGAAAAAATATGACCAGTCGCTGGTGAATGTTGTCGGCCATACGGATTCAACCGGCAGTGCCGCACATAATCAGGACCTATCAGAACGCCGTGCCTTGTCGGTGGCGCAATATCTCAACGGGCGCGGCATTGATGGGCGCCGGCTGGCTGTTATTGGCCAAGGCATGGGGAAGCCGGTTGCAACCAATGCAACAGAAGCCGGCCGTGCGCTTAACCGCCGTGTTGAAATCCGGATTTCGCCGCTGCGCGCCGGTTGA
- the recA gene encoding Protein RecA (bhsal07910), translated as MSQNLLRLIEDDTVDKTKALEAALSQIERSFGKGSVMRLGQNENVVEIETVPTGSLSLDIALGVGGLPKGRIVEIYGPESSGKTTMALHTVAEAQKRGGVCAFVDAEHALDPVYARKLGVDLENLLISQPDTGEQALEITDTLVRSGAIDVLVVDSVAALTPRAEIEGEMGDSLPGLQARLMSQALRKLTASISRSNCMVIFINQIRMKIGVMFGSPETTTGGNALKFYASVRLDIRRIGALKDRDEVIGNQTRVKVVKNKLAPPFKQVEFDIMYGEGVSKVGELIDLGVKANIVEKSGAWFSYNSQRLGQGRENAKQFLRDNAVIAQEIETALRQNAGLIADKFLQNGGPDSGDGAAEAISAG; from the coding sequence ATGTCTCAGAATTTATTGCGACTCATTGAGGATGATACAGTGGATAAAACGAAAGCTTTGGAGGCGGCGCTGTCGCAGATTGAACGGTCCTTTGGCAAGGGGTCGGTTATGCGATTGGGACAGAATGAAAATGTGGTGGAGATAGAAACTGTGCCGACAGGTTCGTTGTCTCTTGATATTGCGCTGGGAGTGGGCGGCTTGCCCAAAGGGCGTATTGTTGAAATTTATGGGCCGGAAAGTTCGGGTAAGACAACCATGGCTCTGCACACCGTTGCAGAAGCGCAAAAGCGCGGCGGTGTTTGTGCCTTTGTTGATGCCGAGCACGCGCTTGATCCCGTCTATGCGCGCAAGCTTGGGGTTGATCTGGAAAACTTGCTGATCTCGCAACCTGACACGGGTGAGCAGGCGCTGGAAATTACCGACACACTGGTGCGTTCCGGCGCGATTGATGTGCTGGTGGTGGATTCTGTGGCTGCTCTGACACCACGGGCCGAAATTGAAGGCGAGATGGGCGATTCCCTTCCCGGATTGCAAGCCCGTTTGATGAGTCAGGCCTTGCGCAAGCTGACAGCTTCTATTTCACGTTCCAATTGCATGGTGATTTTCATCAACCAGATTCGTATGAAAATCGGTGTTATGTTTGGCTCACCGGAAACGACAACAGGCGGCAATGCGCTGAAATTTTATGCTTCTGTCCGCCTTGATATCCGCCGTATCGGTGCGTTGAAAGACCGTGATGAGGTGATTGGCAACCAGACCCGGGTGAAGGTGGTGAAGAACAAGCTGGCGCCGCCTTTCAAGCAGGTTGAATTTGACATCATGTATGGCGAGGGTGTCTCGAAAGTCGGTGAACTGATCGACCTTGGCGTTAAAGCCAATATTGTTGAAAAATCAGGGGCATGGTTTTCTTATAATTCGCAGCGGCTGGGGCAGGGGCGTGAAAACGCCAAACAGTTTTTGCGGGATAATGCGGTGATTGCACAGGAGATTGAAACCGCTTTGCGGCAGAATGCCGGCCTGATCGCTGATAAATTCCTGCAAAATGGCGGGCCGGATAGCGGCGATGGTGCTGCAGAGGCAATCTCCGCAGGTTAG